The nucleotide sequence CCTGATTGTGGCTTAAGGCAGCGTCCATCCAGCCGGCAAAATCTTCGGCCCAGGATTGCGGCGCACTGCCATCGCGATCGAGCTGCCACAGATTGTGGGTATAGCTGCCAGAGCCAATGATCATCACATTGTCATCGCGCAGCGCGCGCAGCGCGCGGCCCATCTGGTAATAAGTGTCGGCCGTCGCTGCATGCGGCAGCGACACCATGACCAGCGGAATATCTGCTTGCGGATACATCAGCATCAGCGGTGTCCACATGCCGTGGTCCAGAGCGCGCTGATCGGTGCTGCCTACGCGCAAGCCGGATTGGCGCAACAGGTCCATCACCTCTGCGGCCAGGGCCAGATCTGTGCTGGCGGGATAGCGCAGGGTATAGAGAATGGGCGGAAAGCCGCCGAAGTCATATAGCGTCCCCGGCTTCTCTGCCAGATTGACCATGGGCAGTGTGCTTTCCCAATGAGCGGATAGCACCACGATGGCCCGTGGGCGGGCGAGCTGCTGGCCAAGCTGCTGCAGAAAGTCGCGGGTAGGGCTGTGCTCAATGGGGAGCGTCGGGGCTCCGTGAGAAATAAACAGGGCGGGTTGTCGCGTGGTCATGGTGGTATTACCTGCATTGATTGCCATGTGAACAGCTTAACCAGCTTTGCCTGTCAAAAAAACCGTGAATTTCTCATTATATTGTTTACCAATGGTAAATAGTATCGCGGACCTTTGCTGATGTGTATGCCTTGGCCTAAGCCGGGTGGCTGGCGACTGGCTGGCTACCCATGGCGCTGTGTCCTGCTGGCTGCAATATCAAGGCCCAGCCTGCGCAGACGATGGCAAGGCCAACCAGTCGACGTGCCATCAGGCGAAAACGGCTGCGCTGCAATGTGGTGTGCTGTTGTTTCATGTGCTTCTCCCTGTGAATGCTCTTATTTTAATGAGAATAATTCGCAAGTAAAATTAATCTTTTAAAATTACCGATTTGTTTTGGCAATGATCGTTGCTGGCCAAGGTTACGGAAGGGTATGCAGGGGATATGCAGGGGAGGGGAATGTGCTGCAAGCCAACCGGACAGCTTGTGCTGTCCGGTTGGCTTGCTGTGATGACGCTGCTAAGCGCCAGGGCTATCAGTTCAGATCAAAGCGATCTGCATTCATCACCTTGGTCCAGGCCGCGACGAAGTCCTGGACGAATTTCTCCTGGCCATCATCTTGTGCATACACCTCGGCGTAAGCACGCAGCACCGAGTTGGAACCGAATACCAGATCGACACGGCTTGCTGTCCACTTGACTGCGCCGCTCTGGCGATCGCGCAGCTCGTAAAGATTGTGCGCGGCCGGCTTCCAGGTATTGGCCATATCAGTCAGATTGACAAAGAAATCATTCGTCAGCTGACCAACACGGTTGGTGAACACGCCATGCTGGCTGCCGCCGTGATTGCTACCCAACACACGCAGGCCACCCACCAGAACGGTCATCTCGCAGGCTGTCAGGCGCATCAGCTGGGCACGGTCGAGCAGCATTTCTTCTGCGCT is from Aquitalea aquatilis and encodes:
- a CDS encoding DODA-type extradiol aromatic ring-opening family dioxygenase, which codes for MTTRQPALFISHGAPTLPIEHSPTRDFLQQLGQQLARPRAIVVLSAHWESTLPMVNLAEKPGTLYDFGGFPPILYTLRYPASTDLALAAEVMDLLRQSGLRVGSTDQRALDHGMWTPLMLMYPQADIPLVMVSLPHAATADTYYQMGRALRALRDDNVMIIGSGSYTHNLWQLDRDGSAPQSWAEDFAGWMDAALSHNQVQDILNWKQLAPHARENHPSDEHFNPLLVAMGAASDDTPPEKLHDDWRMGSLSMACWRFD